The following is a genomic window from Sphingomonas sinipercae.
GTCGATCGTCTCGCCCAAATGCGCCCGGATCATCGCGGAGCATTCGATGTGCCACCCCGGGCGGCCCCGCCCCCACGGGCTTTCCCAGCCGATCACGCCCTCGCCGCTTGGCTTCCACAGCACGAAGTCGGCGGGATCGCGCTTGTAGGGGGCGACCTCGACTCGGGCGCCGGCAATCATTTGCTCCCGGTCGCGGCGGCTGAGGCTGCCGTAGTCGGGGTCGCTTGCGACCGCGAACAGCACGTGGCCTTCCGCCGCATACGCGTTCCTGGTTTCGATCAGCCGCTCGATCATCGCAATCATCGGCCCGATTTCCTGGGTCGCGTGCGGCGCGATCGTCGGAGGCTGAACGCCCAGCGCGCCCATGTCTTCAAGGTAGAAGCGCTCGAACCGGTTCGTGATTACCGATGGATCGACCCCTTCCGCTTCTGCGGCGGCGATGATCTTGTCGTCCACGTCGGTGACGTTGCGGGCGTAGACCAGGCTATCCTGGCCGAAGGTGTGGCGGATCAGCCGGGCGAGCGTGTCGAACACCACCGCGGGGCGCGCATTACCGATGTGGGCGCGGCCGTAGACTGTCGGGCCGCACACATACATGGTGATCCGCCCCGGGTCCGCCGGCACGAACTCGCGCTTTTCCCGCGCCATCGTGTCGTGCAGTCGGATCATTCGTCCGCTC
Proteins encoded in this region:
- the cysS gene encoding cysteine--tRNA ligase, with the protein product MIRLHDTMAREKREFVPADPGRITMYVCGPTVYGRAHIGNARPAVVFDTLARLIRHTFGQDSLVYARNVTDVDDKIIAAAEAEGVDPSVITNRFERFYLEDMGALGVQPPTIAPHATQEIGPMIAMIERLIETRNAYAAEGHVLFAVASDPDYGSLSRRDREQMIAGARVEVAPYKRDPADFVLWKPSGEGVIGWESPWGRGRPGWHIECSAMIRAHLGETIDIHGGGLDLIFPHHENEIAQSRCAHGGAPLARYWVHNGFVDMGAEKMSKSLGNVVTPNELLEQGHKGETLRLALLSAHYRSPLPWTEGLMAQSKSTLERLYRAAGNASPGEVDPGVAEALMDDLNTPLALSRLQALSDPATLKASASLLGLLGESADRWFQGPSVDADVEAQIAARAEAKANRDFSTADRIRDELKADGILLEDGPQGTTWRRA